A genomic window from Pseudonocardia broussonetiae includes:
- a CDS encoding 3-keto-5-aminohexanoate cleavage protein, with the protein MLNGSRPADAHPALPVLARHLARDARAVALHGISSVHVHPRGPGAEETLDPVHVADAVAAIRAEVPHMEIGVTTGRWIQPDPRLRIEAVLAWGRLGMGKPDVCSVNVHEKGWTDVCAAAASVGIGVELGVWTGGDAVTLRTTGVPPGTVRVLAESTVPDPDTAVAEGVRILRALGSLHVPVLLHGEEDGAWPVLEYAMRNNLDTRIGFEDVLVRPDGWLGTGNDDLVETALKLRF; encoded by the coding sequence GTGCTGAACGGATCGCGTCCCGCCGACGCGCACCCCGCCCTGCCTGTCCTCGCCCGCCACCTGGCCCGGGACGCGCGGGCGGTCGCCCTGCACGGCATCTCCTCGGTGCACGTGCACCCGAGGGGTCCCGGCGCGGAGGAGACGCTCGACCCGGTCCACGTGGCCGACGCCGTCGCCGCGATCCGCGCCGAGGTGCCGCACATGGAGATCGGGGTCACCACCGGCCGGTGGATCCAGCCCGACCCGCGGCTGCGCATCGAGGCCGTGCTCGCCTGGGGGCGGCTCGGGATGGGCAAGCCCGACGTGTGCTCGGTGAACGTCCACGAGAAGGGCTGGACCGACGTGTGCGCCGCCGCGGCGTCCGTCGGCATCGGCGTCGAGCTCGGGGTGTGGACCGGCGGCGACGCCGTGACCCTGCGCACGACCGGCGTTCCGCCCGGCACGGTCCGGGTCCTCGCCGAGTCGACGGTGCCCGATCCCGACACGGCCGTCGCCGAGGGCGTCCGCATCCTGCGCGCGCTCGGCTCGCTCCACGTCCCCGTGCTGCTGCACGGGGAGGAGGACGGCGCGTGGCCGGTGCTCGAGTACGCGATGCGCAACAACCTCGACACCCGCATCGGGTTCGAGGACGTCCTGGTTAGGCCGGACGGCTGGCTGGGTACAGGGAACGACGACCTCGTCGAGACGGCGCTCAAACTCCGCTTCTGA